The DNA segment ATACCGTTTTGTCAAACACCCTGCGGTTAAATGGCTGAGCAGCACTCCTGCTGCGATCGCTTCTATCAGTGTTTTTACGATTCTAGTACTGCTCATGGGTTTCATTCCTCAGAAAGATGCTGATGCTTCAGGATTCCTTCTTTCAACCGGGCTGAATCATGTTACCCGAAGCTGGGCCTATTTACTGAGTTCTTTGTTTCTTTTGGTGGTACTTGGGTTTACTATTATCCGGCGCTTTTTGCCTTTTAGTATTAAAAACCTTGCTTTTTTTCTCAATCATGGTGGTTTATGGGTTGTGGTAGTTTCCGCTTCCCTGGGTTCGGCCGATCTTTGGAGATTGAGCCTTCCGGTCCAGGAACAAGGAGTCTCCTTTACTGCCTATGATGCAGGCAATAATGCTTATCGTTTGCCTTTTGCTGTGAAACTGATTGATTTCGACATTGAGGAGTATCCTCCAAGACTAGGTCTGATGAGAAACAGCGATGGGACGTTAATGATGAAGAAAGGCGATAAACTCTTTGAGGTGGAAGAAGGTTCCGAAGGGCAACTCAATGAATGGAAGCTTTTTGTGGTAAGTTATTACACAGATTCACGCAGGGATTCGCTACGATACAGTCCTGATACTACAGCAGGATCCGCCCCTTCAGCCCTCATCCTGGCCATGAACAGTGAAACGCGGGATACCGTCCTGGGCTGGGTATCAAGCGGAAGTTTCAGAATGCCTCCTGCCTACATGAACCTGAATGATGAAGTATCACTCGCCATGCTTCAGCCTGGACCTAAAAAATACAGTTCAAAGATCAGGATATATGAGTCGATGGAACATTATGAGGAATTTCTGGTGGAGGTGAATAAACCTGTTAAATTTAAAGGATGGAAGATATACCAGGTTGGTTATAACGAGAGGATGGGAAAATGGTCGACCCTCAGCATATTGGAGCTG comes from the Bacteroidota bacterium genome and includes:
- a CDS encoding cytochrome c biogenesis protein ResB, with the protein product YRFVKHPAVKWLSSTPAAIASISVFTILVLLMGFIPQKDADASGFLLSTGLNHVTRSWAYLLSSLFLLVVLGFTIIRRFLPFSIKNLAFFLNHGGLWVVVVSASLGSADLWRLSLPVQEQGVSFTAYDAGNNAYRLPFAVKLIDFDIEEYPPRLGLMRNSDGTLMMKKGDKLFEVEEGSEGQLNEWKLFVVSYYTDSRRDSLRYSPDTTAGSAPSALILAMNSETRDTVLGWVSSGSFRMPPAYMNLNDEVSLAMLQPGPKKYSSKIRIYESMEHYEEFLVEVNKPVKFKGWKIYQVGYNERMGKWSTLSILELVKDPWLPVVYTGIFMILTGSLYLVWMGRSKKPE